A single genomic interval of Osmia lignaria lignaria isolate PbOS001 chromosome 9, iyOsmLign1, whole genome shotgun sequence harbors:
- the Noa36 gene encoding zinc finger protein 330 homolog Noa36, whose translation MPKKKTGQRRKAEKQKLRQKEIRAAKDQINLAKFPCNAVMECDKCGKKQKSRAFCYFCQNVQRLPMCAHCGKIKCMLKTGDCVVRHPGIFTTGLGMVGAICDHCEAWVCHGRRCLTTHACICPLMDAVCQECERGVWDHGGRIFRCSFCDCFLCEDDQFEHQASCQVLEAENFKCQSCNRLGQYSCLRCKTCYCEDHVRRKGFKYDKNKPIPCPKCGFETSQTKDLSMSTRSHKFGRQNQSGMYESDDESGYSCYGNQSQYHVSENYTGSDQENEDEEEDDYDGDEDEDDDDDEQEVENESSSENEENENNTLPKCNH comes from the exons ATGCCAAAGAAAAAAACAGGACAAAGAAGAAAAGCTGAGAAACAAAAGTTAAGGCAAAAAGAAATTAGAGCAGCTAAGGATCAAATAAATTTAGCTAAATTTCCATGCAATGCAGTAATG GAATGTGACAAGTGTGGCAAGAAACAAAAAAGTAGAGCTTTTTGTTATTTTTGTCAAAATGTGCAACGTTTACCTATGTGTGCTCAttgtggaaaaataaaatgtatgttAAAAACTGGAGATTGTGTGGTTCGTCATCCTGGTATATTTACTACTGGCTTAGGTATGGTG GGAGCTATATGTGATCATTGCGAAGCATGGGTTTGTCATGGAAGACGTTGTCTTACTACCCATGCATGTATATGCCCATTGATGGATGCGGTCTGTCAGGAATGTGAGAGGGGTGTATGGGATCATGGTGGTAGGATATTTCGATGTTCATTTTGTGATTGTTTTCTTTGTGAAGATGATCAATTTGAACATCAAGCATCGTGCCAAGTCTTAGAAgcagaaaattttaaat GCCAATCCTGCAACCGTTTGGGACAATATTCTTGCTTGAGGTGTAAAACATGTTATTGTGAAGATCATGTTAGAAGAAAAGGGTTTAAATATGACAAGAACAAACCTATACCTTGTCCTAAATGTGGCTTTGAAACGTCTCAAACTAAAGATCTTAGCATGTCGA cAAGAAGTCATAAATTTGGTAGGCAAAATCAAAGTGGAATGTATGAATCCGATGATGAAAGTGGATATAGCTGTTatg gAAATCAATCTCAGTATCATGTTTCCGAAAATTATACTGGTTCTGATCAAGAAAATGAAGATGAAGAGGAGGATGATTACGACGGTGATGAGGACGaagacgatgatgatgatgaacaGGAAGTAGAAAATGAGTCATCAAgcgaaaacgaagaaaatgaaaacaatacATTACCTAAATGTaatcattaa
- the LOC117600240 gene encoding uncharacterized protein LOC117600240: MGCVNSRTDINDLHPNIFQVMNVDDSGNLITPGRLEVTESDIVLYQRGKQPIKWPLRCLRRYGYDAEIFSFESGRRCSTGPGIYAFKCRRAAHLFNLVQTNIQVCNNSGDDTISRELPVASHPGQTVTRVTVPVEPNYLDPILSRTNNRTGSRFAHNQQNGVGRLDSIGSSTGLISPQGNISSPSSPPVLPPPPPPLPQPHPSSLYVNEEVLSSLPLEMEHNNNKSLRRAIQRSCTVSNSISSSGSVSLEQSSIHKSSEVTSQTKSPLSVAPYMNVDINSDISSLSPTHSISEATQFKKDKNVNNECGHAYMNISPGQEKSESLSGRQRPSPLPCIQSEIEEGVRHCYANLEPSEIESLRKRFSGVSVAEKSPLPPSTPTGGPIREVNYAVLDLDTKDVPTTSPLDGSSTFTASPPESPNKLQKGYATIDFNKTAALSHSVNPNLVNDNEGSRKTRHNSTISDLAASGRRSSSVSE, encoded by the exons ATGGGTTGTGTCAATAGTCGGACAGATATTAATGATTTACatccaaatatttttcaagtgaTGAACGTAGATGATTCAGGTAATTTAATTACACCTGGACGTTTAGAAGTTACAGAAAGTGACATAGTACTTTATCAACGTGGTAAACAGCCTATTAAGTGGCCATTGCGGTGTTTGCGTCGATATGGCTATGATGCAGAAATCTTCAGTTTTGAATCAGGTAGAAGATGTTCTACTGGACCAGGCATTTATGCTTTTAAATGCCGTAGAGCTGCACATTTATTTAATCTTGTGCAAACAAATATTCAG GTTTGTAACAATAGCGGAGATGATACAATATCCAGAGAACTTCCAGTTGCTTCTCATCCTGGTCAAACAGTAACACGAGTGACAGTACCGGTTGAGCCTAATTATTTGGATCCAATACTAAGTAGGACTAATAATCGTACGGGTTCCAGATTTGCTCATAACCAACAAAATGGAGTTGGAAGATTAGATAGCATAGGAAGTAGCACTGGTCTTATATCGCCGCAAGGAAATATAAGTTCCCCTTCATCACCACCTGTgctaccaccaccacctccgccaCTCCCTCAACCACATCCGTCCTCGCTTTATGTTAACGAAGAAGTATTGTCTTCTTTACCATTAGAAATGgagcataataataataaaagccTTAGAAGAGCAATACAAAG ATCTTGTACAGTCAGTAATTCTATATCTAGTAGCGGTTCAGTATCGTTGGAACAATCATCTATCCATAAAAGTTCAGAAGTCACTTCACAGACAAAATCACCCCTTTCGGTAGCACCTTACATGAATGTAGATATTAATAGTGATATTAGTTCACTTTCTCCAACTCATAGCATTTCTGAAGCAACGCAATTTAAGAAAGACAAAAATGTAAACAATGAATGTGGACACGCCTATATGAATATAAGTCCTGGTCAAGAAAAAAGCGAATCTTTGAGTGGTAGACAACGACCTTCACCATTGCCATGCATTCAATCGGAAATAGAAGAAGGAGTAAGACATTGTTACGCTAATCTAGAACCAAGTGAAATCGAAAGCTTAAGGAAAAGATTTTCCGGGGTATCTGTAGCAGAAAAATCGCCTTTGCCTCCATCAACGCCTACAGGTGGTCCAATTAGGGAAGTAAATTATGCTGTATTAGATTTGGATACAAAGGATGTACCAACTACTTCACCGTTAGATGGTTCTTCAACTTTTACTGCATCCCCTCCAGAATCTCCAAATAAGTTACAAAAGGGATATGCAACGatagattttaataaaacagcTGCTCTTTCTCATTCGGTTAATCCGAACCTTGTGAACGATAACGAAGGTTCAAGAAAAACGCGTCACAATTCTACAATTAGTGATTTAGCAGCTTCTGGTAGACGTAGTTCATCTGTAAGTGAATGA
- the Srp54k gene encoding signal recognition particle 54k codes for MVLADLGRKITSALRSLSNATVINEEVLNSMLKEICAALLEADVNIRLVKKLRENVRLVIDFDDMAGGLNKRRMIQSAVFKELVKLIDPGVKAYQPIKGRSNIIMFVGLQGSGKTTTCTKLAYHYLKKNWKACLVCADTFRAGAYDQIKQNATKARIPFYGSYTEVDPVAIAQDGVEMFKKEGYEIIIVDTSGRHKQEESLFEEMLQVANAIQPDNIIFVMDATIGQACEAQAKAFKERVNVGSIIITKLDGHAKGGGALSAVAATQSPVIFVGTGEHIDDLEPFKTKPFISKLLGMGDIEGLIDKVNELNLDDNEELLEKIKHGQFTLRDMYEQFQNIMKMGPFSQIMGMIPGFSQDFMSKGTEQESVARLKRLMTIMDSMNDAELDNRDGAKLFSKQPGRIVRVAQGSGVTEKEVKDLITQYTKFAAVVKKMGGIKGLFKAGDMSKNVNSTQMAKLNHQMAKMMDPRVLHQMGGMPGLQNIMKQLQQGAAGGLGNLMGGFGGKS; via the exons ATGGTTCTCGCAGATTTAGGACGTAAAATAACATCTGCACTTCGATCACTTAGCAATGCCACCGTAATTAACGAAGAG GTTTTAAATTCTATGTTAAAAGAAATATGCGCAGCATTACTTGAAGCAGATGTTAATATTAGACTTGTCAAGAAACTAAGGGAAAATGTACGCCTTGTCATTGATTTTGATGACATGGCTGGAGGTCTTAATAAAAGGAGGATGATACAAAGCGCTGTTTTCAAAGAGCTTGTAAAG TTGATTGATCCTGGAGTAAAAGCTTATCAGCCGATAAAAGGACGGTCCAATATAATTATGTTCGTTGGTTTACAAGGTTCGGGAAAAACGACTACTTGTACAAAACTTGCttatcattatttaaaaaagaattggaAGGCCTGTTTGGTTTGTGCTGATACTTTTCGTGCGGGTGCGTACGATCAGATAAAACAAAATGCAACGAAGGCACGAATTCCATTTTATGGAAG CTATACAGAAGTAGACCCAGTGGCAATAGCACAAGATGGTGTAGAAATGTTCAAAAAAGAAggttatgaaattattattgttgataCCAGTGGTCGACATAAGCAGGAAGAATCTCTGTTTGAAGAAATGCTTCAAGTAGCTAATGCAATT CAACCAGACAATATAATTTTCGTAATGGATGCAACAATAGGACAAGCTTGTGAAGCTCAAGCCAAAGCTTTTAAAGAACGTGTTAATGTTGGttctattataattacaaaGCTCGACGGACATGCGAAAGGTGGAGGTGCCCTGTCTGC GGTTGCTGCGACACAGAGTCCAGTAATCTTTGTAGGAACAGGAGAGCACATAGATGATTTAGAACCTTTCAAAACAAAACCGTTCATTAGTAAATTATTGGGTATGGGTGATATAGAGGGTCTTATAGATaaagtaaatgaattaaatcTCGACGACAATGAAGAATTACTTGAGAAAATCAAACATGGACAGTTTACCTTGAGAGATATGTATGAGCAATTccaaaatattatgaaaatggGACCGTTTTCTCAAATAATG gGAATGATTCCTGGCTTCAGTCAAGACTTTATGTCAAAGGGTACAGAGCAAGAGTCTGTAGCCAGATTAAAACGTCTAATGACCATTATGGACAGCATGAATGATGCAG aATTAGACAACAGAGATGGTGCAAAATTATTCAGTAAACAACCAGGCAGAATAGTAAGAGTAGCACAAGGATCTGGAGTGACCGAAAAAGAAGTGAAAGATTTAATTACGCAGTACACGAAATTCGCAGCTGTAGTAAAGAAAATGGGCGGCATTAAAGGATTATTCAAAGCCGGAGACATGTCTAAGAACGTAAACTCGACGCAAATGGCAAAATTGAATCATCAAATGGCAAAAATGATGGATCCCAGAGTTCTACATCAAATGG gTGGCATGCCAGGGTTGCAAAATATAATGAAACAACTTCAACAAGGTGCAGCGGGTGGACTTGGAAACTTAATGGGTGGTTTTGGTGGGAAATCGTGA
- the Dim1 gene encoding thioredoxin-like protein Dim1 → MSYMLSHLHNGWQVDQAILSEEDRVVVIRFGHDWDPMCMKMDEVLYNIAEKVKNFAVIYLVDITQVPDFNKMYELYDPCTVMFFFRNKHIMIDLGTGNNNKINWTLEDKQEMIDIIETVYRGARKGRGLVVSPKDYSTKYRY, encoded by the exons ATGTCTTATATGCTGTCACATCTTCACAATGGGTGGCAAGTAGATCAAGCAATTTTGTCGGAAGAAGATAGAGTAGTT GTTATTAGATTTGGTCATGACTGGGACCCAATGTGTATGAAAATGGATGAAGTTCTTTATAATATTGctgaaaaagtaaaaaactttGCTGTTATTTATTTAGTTGATATTACGCAAGTACCAGACTTTAACAAAAT GTATGAGTTATATGACCCTTGCACAGTCATGTTCTTCTTTAGAAATAAACATATAATGATTGACTTGGGAACtggaaataataacaaaataaactGGACACTAGAAGATAAACAGGAAATGATCGATATAATTGAAACAGTCTATAGAGGTGCCAGAAAAGGTAGGGGTTTAGTTGTTTCACCTAAAGATTATTCTACAAAATatagatattaa
- the Ugalt gene encoding UDP-galactose transporter → MNKPQQRNNQALKYISLITLTLQNAIVGLSMRYARTRSGDMFLSSTAVVMAEVVKLITCLILVLLEEGNLQKFFYSLESSIIKQPIDTLKVCVPSLLYIIQNNLLYVSASNLDAATYQVTYQLKILTTAFFAVVILKRSLRNTQWGALVLLIIGVVLVQLAQSSGTTLPSGIEQNHLIGFSAALSACFLSGFAGIYFEKILKDSNKSVWMRNVQLSLLSLPFGLMTCFINDGATLKKQGFFFGYDLFVYYLVVLQAGGGLIVAMVVKYADNILKGFATSLAIIISCIASIYLFDFKLTLQFSLGAVLVICSIFMYGYQPKSTFTDTHSPTNKV, encoded by the exons ATGAATAAACCACAGCAAc gaAACAATCaagctttaaaatatattagttTAATTACCCTTACTCTACAAAATGCCATAGTTGGACTTAGTATGCGATATGCACGTACAAGGTCAGGAGACATGTTTCTTTCATCAACTG cTGTTGTTATGGCAGAGGTTGTTAAGCTTATAACATGTTTAATATTGGTTCTTCTAGAAGAAGGaaacttgcaaaaatttttttattctttagaaTCATCAATCATTAAACAACCTATTGATACTTTAAAAGTATGCGTGCCGTCGCTTCTGTATATTATACAAAACAACCTTTTATATGTATCAGCATCTAATTTAGATGCAGCAACTTATCAG GTGACATACCAACTAAAAATTTTAACAACAGCTTTTTTTGCTGTAGTGATACTGAAAAGGTCGTTAAGAAATACTCAGTGGGGAGCTttagtattattaataataggAGTGGTGCTGGTACAACTAGCACAAAGCTCAGGAACTACTTTACCGTCCGGTATAGAACAAAATcatttaattggattttcagCTGCTTTAAGTGCGTGCTTTTTATCGGGTTTTGCAGGGATatactttgaaaaaatattaaaagactCAAATAAATCTGTATGGATGAGAAATGTACAGTTAAGTCTTCTGTCATTACCTTTTGGATTAATGACATGTTTCATAAATGATGGCGCAACACTGAAGAAACAAGGTTTTTTCTTTGGTTacgatttgtttgtttattatttagttGTACTTCAAGCAGGTGGAGGTCTTATCGTTGCCATGGTAGTTAAATATGCTGATAATATACTTAAAGGTTTTGCTACATCTTtagctattataatttcttgtaTAGCATCTATATATCTTTTTGATTTCAAGTTAACTTTACAGTTTTCTTTAGGTGCCGTTTTAGTAATATGTTCGATTTTTATGTACGGATATCAGCCAAAATCAACGTTTACAGATACACATTCTCCTACCAATAAGGTTTGA
- the Taldo gene encoding transaldolase: protein MSEPQSKKVKMTSSLAQLKEITTIVADTGDFQAMEQFKPIDATTNPSLILAAANQKKYAHLLDKAVQYGKKFGSTLAEQIEAALDITCVLFGKEILNIIPGRVSTEVDARLSFNKEASIEKAKRLIALYEELGVNKDRVLIKLASTWEGIQAAKELEEKYGIHCNLTLLFSFAQAVACAEAGVTLISPFVGRILDWYVSNTDKKSYEPKEDPGVVSVTKIYNYYKKFGYKTVVMGASFRNVGEIRELAGCDFLTISPKLLEELEKSNEPIRKVLAPELAKKSDLQKISLNEAKFRWLLNEDQMATDKLSDGIRKFAVDVRKLEKLLQEKIQS, encoded by the exons ATGAGTGAGCCTCAATCGAAGAAAGTCAAGATGACGAGCTCTTTAGCACAGTTAAAAGAAATCACAACAATTGTCGCCGACACCGGTGACTTTCAAG CTATGGAACAGTTTAAACCCATAGATGCAACTACAAATCCTTCTTTAATTCTTGCTGCAGCCAATCAAAAAAAATATGCTCATTTATTAGATAAGGCAGTGCAATATGGAAAAAAATTTGGATC CACTCTAGCAGAACAAATTGAAGCAGCTTTAGATATCACATGTGTCCTTTTTGGTAAAGAAATTCTAAATATCATACCAGGTAGAGTTTCGACGGAAGTGGATGCTAGATTGTCTTTCAATAAAGAAGCTAGCATTGAAAAAGCAAAACGACTAATTGCTTTATACGAAGAACTTGGTGTAAATAAAGATCGTGTATTGATTAAGCTGGCTTCTACTTGGGAAGGAATTCAAGCAGCAAA AGAATTGGAAGAAAAGTATGGAATTCACTGCAATTTGACATTGCTGTTTTCTTTTGCACAAGCAGTCGCGTGTGCAGAAGCAGGTGTGACTCTTATATCCCCATTCGTTGGCAGAATTTTAGATTG GTATGTATCAAATACAGATAAAAAGTCTTATGAACCCAAAGAAGACCCAGGTGTTGTGTCTGTtacgaaaatttataattattataaaaagtttGGATATAAAACCGTTGTTATGGGTGCTTCATTTAGAAACGTTG GTGAAATTAGGGAATTGGCTGGTTGTGATTTCTTGACTATAAGTCCCAAATTATtggaagaattagaaaaaagtaATGAACCGATTCGCAAGGTACTTGCACCAGAATTAGCGAAAAAAAGTGATCTTCAAAAGATCAGTTTAAACGAAGCCAAATTTAGGTGGCTTCTAAATGAAGATCAAATGGCAACAGATAAATTAAGCGATGGTATTCGCAAATTTGCGGTAGATGTACGcaaattggaaaaattattacaagAAAAAATACAATCTTAA
- the Spase22-23 gene encoding signal peptidase complex subunit Spase22-23, which yields MHTVFTRGNAILAYTLSVAACLTFCCFLSTVFIDYRANATLNTVIVAVKNVPDYSASREKNDLGYLTFDLQTDLTPLFNWNVKQLFLYLTAEYQTENNDFNQVVLWDKIVLRGDNAVLDFKNIYTKYYFWDDGNGLRGNKNVTLTLSWNIIPNAGILPSVNALGSHTFAFPSEYTSLRV from the exons ATGCATACAGTTTTTACGCGTGGTAATGCTATTTTAGCATATACATTGAGTGTTGCAGCGTGTCTAACGTTTTGTTGTTTTCTATCTACCGTATTTATTGATTATAGAgcaaatgcaacattaaatactGTTATAGTAGCTGT AAAAAATGTACCAGATTACAGTGCTTCAAGAGAAAAGAATGATCTGGGATATTTAACATTCGACTTACAAACTG ATCTAACCCCTTTGTTCAATTGGAATGTTAAACAGCTATTTTTATATCTCACAGCTGAATATCAAacagaaaataatgattttaatcaG GTTGTATTATGGGATAAAATAGTACTTCGTGGAGATAATGCTGTACTTgactttaaaaatatatacacaaAGTATTATTTCTGGGATGATGGTAATGGCTTAAG GGGAAACAAAAATGTAACGTTAACGTTATCTTGGAACATTATACCGAACGCTGGAATTTTACCAAGCGTCAATGCTCTTGGTTCTCATACGTTTGCATTTCCATCTGAATATACCTCATTACGTGTATAA